In Nitratireductor basaltis, the following are encoded in one genomic region:
- a CDS encoding TetR/AcrR family transcriptional regulator C-terminal domain-containing protein: MDGAGEVPENTNHSDEYTPRQQAVLESALGLLVAGGEKALTTAGVARAASCSKESLYKWFGDREGLLAAMISYQASKVRTFTDDGAAMDAQRYRAYLLAFAKDLLNVLAGDVSLALNRLAIGQASQEGNSLAQLLIERGRKRIDQRAGALLEAGKRRGLIHYDDRDDTYHVFYGLIVRDLHVRMLLGDAGARQPQRFDELAEAAVTKFFALYAAREEERVARL, from the coding sequence ATGGATGGGGCGGGCGAAGTGCCTGAGAATACGAACCACAGCGATGAATACACTCCGCGGCAGCAGGCGGTGCTGGAATCGGCACTTGGTCTCCTGGTAGCCGGTGGTGAAAAGGCACTGACCACGGCCGGTGTTGCGCGGGCAGCGAGCTGCTCGAAAGAAAGCCTCTACAAGTGGTTCGGCGACCGCGAGGGACTTCTTGCGGCCATGATTTCCTATCAGGCCAGCAAGGTGCGTACCTTCACCGACGATGGCGCCGCAATGGATGCGCAGCGTTACCGGGCCTATCTTTTGGCCTTCGCGAAAGATCTGCTGAATGTGCTTGCAGGAGATGTCTCCCTTGCTCTGAACCGTCTGGCTATCGGTCAGGCGAGCCAGGAGGGCAACAGCCTTGCCCAACTGCTTATCGAGAGGGGACGCAAGCGCATCGATCAGCGTGCCGGTGCGCTTCTCGAGGCGGGCAAGCGTAGAGGTCTGATCCACTATGATGACCGCGATGACACCTATCATGTCTTCTATGGCCTGATCGTGCGCGACCTGCATGTGCGCATGCTTCTGGGCGATGCCGGAGCTCGGCAGCCGCAGCGTTTCGACGAGCTTGCCGAGGCAGCCGTCACCAAGTTTTTCGCGCTCTATGCGGCGCGGGAAGAGGAGAGGGTGGCCCGCCTTTAG